A stretch of Brachyhypopomus gauderio isolate BG-103 chromosome 3, BGAUD_0.2, whole genome shotgun sequence DNA encodes these proteins:
- the sgsm1a gene encoding small G protein signaling modulator 1 isoform X1, whose protein sequence is MATPEAETRQRLLRNVKKEVKQIMEEAVTRKFVHEDSSHIVSFCAAVEACVLHGLKRRAAGFLRSNKVAALFTKVGKSLPLAEELCRKAQDLEQLLDSKRSQTVSCDNSRKLPRLSGPSPQAVRHLWIRTALIEKVLDKIVLYLVENSSRFYEKDAVLMDPVDGPILASLLVGPCALEYTKMKTADHFWTDPSADELVQRHRIHSSHFRQDSPTKRPALCIQKRHSSSSMDERPSPSPSARDYVESLHQNSRATLLFGKNNVLVQPKDDMEAIPGYLSLHQTAEVMTLKWTPNQLMNGSMGDLDYEKSVFWDYAMTIHLEEIVYLHCHQQVDSGGTVVLVSQDGTQRPPLRFPCGGHLLQFLSCLENGLLPRGQLDPPLWSQRGKGKVFPKLRKKGPQGSTDSTSDREEDEAADYVFRIIFPNSQSEFVTVPQSSHPPGGATLLSRSLSLFPSRRQQGHRLQTTVVPKRCISCPTAPPSPAGSPVGPSAPPAPPSPVPELIDQGPDLWQPLSKTSSCFQCSFSDGAPSRGCVHERAPLKLLCDNMKYQIISRAFYGWLAYCRHLSTVRTHLSALVNHTIVEPDVPCDASGGLTEEEWRRLLQDCSESEEQEVLRLVYFGGVEPSLRKEVWPFLLGHYRFGMTEAERKEVDERGQAFYEQTMQEWQGCEAVVREREREQHAAALAKCSSASSGDTGGRRTLHRDSTVSNESSQSCSSDRQRDARLQSDSSSSTQYFSTLPPAPWSSWPPFAFVFQVFESVEEVEQMEAEPKPAPKVSNGASPDSGHPSSRNFSMASCLSDSLSVEDSSAHEASGRSVGRETGAGGERGVAEDDGTEMREEVEVADAGGEGRRGAGGRSPLGATCTPAGEERGVAGGGAAPETEGGASEAADAGPGTKTERESNGQGVGGETRGREDAELSEVTGADTSSADQGAEGKRGGTGEIPPDSRTAVEIRSDLRPKMEGARGVGKEAEPKIQSPAWTKGTPAEAGLGRVEGRGMEGRRAPVVRETVVPAVFEASRTRRMSGTRPVPPTADSDESPPAIEMEEIPMAWNPAPASVPPASRDPALREKPEMESLYPEFADLAVGGEKNDAMATTYSAELLDLYTLNLHRIDKDVQRCDRTYGYFTPANLEKLRNIMCSYIWRHLQIGYVQGMCDLLAPLLVILDDEALAFSCFTELMKRMNQNFPHGGEMDTHFANMRSLIQILDSELFELMHQNGDYTHFYFCYRWFLLDFKRELVYDDVFAVWETIWAAKHASSGHFVLFIALALVEIYRDIILENNMDFTDIIKFFNEMAEHHDVKQLLALARDLVCKVQRLIENK, encoded by the exons cggCTGTGGAGGCCTGTGTGTTGCATGGTTTAAAGCGTAGGGCAGCCGGGTTCCTGCGCAGTAACAAGGTTGCAGCTCTCTTCACCAAAGTGGGGAAGAGTCTCCCACTGGCTGAGGAGCTGTGCCGTAAAGCCCAAGATCTGGAGCAGCTCCTCGACAGCAA gaggagtCAGACTGTGTCTTGCGACAACTCGCGTAAGCTTCCCCGGCTgtctggcccctccccccaggCTGTACGACATCTGTGGATCAGGACGGCTCTCATAGAGAAAGTGCTGGACAAGATTGTCCTGTACCTGGTTGAGAACAGCAG TAGGTTCTATGAGAAGGATGCAGTTCTAATGGACCCGGTGGACGGACCCATCCTGGCCTCACTGTTAG TGGGTCCGTGCGCGCTGGAATACACCAAGATGAAGACAGCGGATCATTTCTGGACGGATCCTTCTGCCGACGAGCTGGTGCAACGTCACAGGATCCACAGTTCCCACTTCAGGCAGGACTCACCCACCAAGAGGCCCgccctgtgt atccaGAAGAGACACTCCAGCAGCAGTATGGACGAGCGTCCATCTCCGTCCCCCTCGGCGAGGGACTATGTGGAATCTCTGCACCAGAACTCCAGAGCCACGCTGCTCTTTGGCAAGAACAATGTCCTCGTACAGCCG AAGGACGACATGGAGGCTATCCCAGGGTACCTCTCTCTGCACCAGACTGCTGAGGTCATGACACTGAAGTGGACACCCAATCAGCTGATGAATGGCTCCATGGGAGACCTTGACTACGAGAAGAG TGTGTTCTGGGACTATGCCATGACTATACACCTGGAGGAGATCGTGTACTTGCACTGTCATCAACAGG tggacAGCGGTGGCACCGTGGTCCTGGTCAGTCAGGACGGTACCCAGAGACCCCCTCTCCGGTTCCCGTGTGGTGGTCACCTCCTCCAGTTCCTGTCCTGCTTGGAGAACGGCCTGCTGCCGCGCGGCCAGCTCGACCCGCCCCTGTGGTCACAGAGGGGGAAg GGAAAAGTGTTTCCCAAGCTGAGGAAGAAAGGACCGCAGGGGTCCACAGACTCGACCTCGGACAGGGAGGAGGACGAGGCCGCCGACTACGTCTTCCGCATCATTTTCCCCAACAGCCAGTCTGAGTTTG TGACTGTGCCCCAGTCCTCCcatccaccagggggcgccacCCTGCTGTCCCGCTCCCTGTCCCTGTTCCCCAGTAGGAGGCAGCAGGGCCACAGGCTCCAGACCACGGTGGTGCCCAAGCGCTGCATCAGCTGCCCCACGGCGCCCCCGTCTCCCGCCGGGTCGCCTGTCGGGCCATCCGCCCCGCCAGCCCCGCCCAGCC ccgTCCCGGAGCTGATAGACCAAGGTCCAGACCTGTGGCAGCCTCTCTCAAAGACGTCCTCATGCTTCCAGTGCAGCTTCTCCGACGGAGCGCCCTCTAGAGGCTGCGTCCACGAGCG AGCTCCGCTGAAGCTGCTCTGTGACAACATGAAGTACCAGATCATCTCCCGCGCTTTCTACGGCT GGCTGGCATACTGCCGTCACCTGTCCACTGTACGCACACACCTGTCAGCTCTGGTCAATCACACCATCGTGGAGCCTGATGTGCCCTGCGACGCGTCCGGGGGCCTCACTGAGGAAGAGTGGAGACGACTCCTGCAGGACTGCagt GAGAGTGAGGAGCAGGAAGTCCTGCGCCTGGTGTATTTCGGAGGCGTGGAACCATCTCTGCGCAAGGAGGTGTGGCCGTTCCTCCTGGGCCACTACCGCTTCGGGATGACGGAGGCCGAGAGGAAGGAG GTGGATGAGCGGGGGCAGGCGTTCTACGAGCAGACGATGCAGGAGTGGCAGGGCTGTGAGGCGGTGGTGCGTGAGCGTGAGAGGGAGCAGCACGCCGCTGCCCTGGCCAAGTGCTCGTCCGCCAGCAGCGGGGACACTGGCGGACGCAGGACTCTGCACCGCGACTCCACCGTCAGCAACGAG TCGTCTCAGAGCTGTAGTTCGGACAGGCAGAGAGATGCTCGTCTGCAGAGTGACTCCAGTAGCAGCACACAG TACTTCTCCACCCTGCCCCCCGCCCCCTGGAGTAGTTGGCCTCCCTTTGCCTTCGTCTTCCAGGTGTTTGAGTccgtggaggaggtggagcagaTGGAGGCGGAGCCCAAGCCCGCGCCCAAGGTCTCCAACGGCGCCTCGCCCGACTCGGGACACCCGTCATCCCGAAACTTCTCCATGGCGTCGTGCCTGTCGGACTCTCTCAGCGTGGAGGACAGCAGCGCGCACGAGGCGAGCGGGAGGAGCGTCGGCCGGGAGACGGGagcggggggagagaggggcgtCGCGGAGGACGACGGAACGGAGATGAgagaagaggtggaggtggCTGACGCGGGTGGGGAAGGGCGGAGAGGTGCAGGCGGACGGAGCCCGCTCGGGGCGACGTGTACTCCTGCGGGAGAGGAGCGCGGCGTagcaggtggaggtgcagcTCCCGAAACAGAAGGTGGCGCTTCTGAAGCAGCTGATGCTGGTCCTGGAACAAAGACAGAGCGAGAATCAAACGGACAGGGTGTCGGCGGCGAGACGAGGGGACGTGAAGACGCCGAGCTGTCGGAGGTAACGGGAGCGGACACGTCTTCGGCAGACCAGGGTGCCGAAGGGAAACGAGGAGGGACCGGCGAAATACCGCCAGACTCCCGCACAGCCGTGGAGATTCGGAGTGACCTGAGGCCAAAGATGGAGGGAGCTAGAGGAGTGGGGAAAGAGGCCGAGCCCAAGATTCAGAGCCCCGCCTGGACCAAAGGGACGCCCGCAGAAGCAGGTCTGGGACGtgtggaggggcggggcatgGAGGGGCGGAGGGCCCCCGTCGTGCGGGAGACCGTGGTGCCTGCCGTGTTTGAGGCTTCTAGAACTCGCAGGATGAGTGGCACCCGACCCGTCCCGCCCACCGCCGACTCCGACGAATCACCCCCAGCCATCGAGATGGAGGAGATCCCCATGGCCTGGAACCCCGCCCCCGCGTCCGTCCCCCCAGCCTCGCGAGACCCCGCCCTGCGGGAGAAGCCTGAGATGGAGAGCCTCTACCCTGAGTTTGCCGACCTGGCTGTGGGAGGAGAGAAGAACGACGCCATGGCAACCACATACTCG GCGGAGCTGTTGGACTTGTACACCCTGAACCTGCACCGCATCGACAAGGACGTGCAGAGGTGCGACAGGACCTACGGATACTTCACGCCCGCCAATCTGGAGAAACTACGCAACATCATGTGCAG TTACATCTGGCGCCACCTGCAGATCGGTTACGTGCAGGGCATGTGCGACCTGCTGGCCCCTCTGCTGGTCATACTGGACGATG AGGCGCTGGCCTTCAGCTGTTTCACCGAGCTGATGAAGAGGATGAACCAGAACTTTCCTCACGGCGGGGAGATGGACACGCACTTCGCCAACATGAGGTCCCTGATCCAG ATCCTGGACTCTGAACTCTTTGAGCTGATGCACCAGAATGGGGATTACACCCATTTCTACTTCTGCTACCGCTGGTTTCTCCTGGACTTCAAACGAG AGCTGGTGTATGACGATGTGTTCGCTGTGTGGGAGACCATCTGGGCCGCCAAGCACGCCTCCTCGGGCCACTTCGTGCTCTTCATCGCCCTGGCGCTGGTTGAGATCTACAGAGACATCATCTTGGAGAACAACATGGACTTCACTGATATCATCAAATTCTTCAACG AGATGGCAGAGCATCACGACGTGAAGCAGCTCTTGGCGCTGGCGCGAGACCTGGTGTGCAAGGTGCAGAGGCTCATCGAAAACAAGTAG
- the sgsm1a gene encoding small G protein signaling modulator 1 isoform X2, whose protein sequence is MATPEAETRQRLLRNVKKEVKQIMEEAVTRKFVHEDSSHIVSFCAAVEACVLHGLKRRAAGFLRSNKVAALFTKVGKSLPLAEELCRKAQDLEQLLDSKRSQTVSCDNSRKLPRLSGPSPQAVRHLWIRTALIEKVLDKIVLYLVENSSRFYEKDAVLMDPVDGPILASLLVGPCALEYTKMKTADHFWTDPSADELVQRHRIHSSHFRQDSPTKRPALCIQKRHSSSSMDERPSPSPSARDYVESLHQNSRATLLFGKNNVLVQPKDDMEAIPGYLSLHQTAEVMTLKWTPNQLMNGSMGDLDYEKSVFWDYAMTIHLEEIVYLHCHQQVDSGGTVVLVSQDGTQRPPLRFPCGGHLLQFLSCLENGLLPRGQLDPPLWSQRGKGKVFPKLRKKGPQGSTDSTSDREEDEAADYVFRIIFPNSQSEFVTVPQSSHPPGGATLLSRSLSLFPSRRQQGHRLQTTVVPKRCISCPTAPPSPAGSPVGPSAPPAPPSPVPELIDQGPDLWQPLSKTSSCFQCSFSDGAPSRGCVHERAPLKLLCDNMKYQIISRAFYGWLAYCRHLSTVRTHLSALVNHTIVEPDVPCDASGGLTEEEWRRLLQDCSESEEQEVLRLVYFGGVEPSLRKEVWPFLLGHYRFGMTEAERKEVDERGQAFYEQTMQEWQGCEAVVREREREQHAAALAKCSSASSGDTGGRRTLHRDSTVSNESSQSCSSDRQRDARLQSDSSSSTQVFESVEEVEQMEAEPKPAPKVSNGASPDSGHPSSRNFSMASCLSDSLSVEDSSAHEASGRSVGRETGAGGERGVAEDDGTEMREEVEVADAGGEGRRGAGGRSPLGATCTPAGEERGVAGGGAAPETEGGASEAADAGPGTKTERESNGQGVGGETRGREDAELSEVTGADTSSADQGAEGKRGGTGEIPPDSRTAVEIRSDLRPKMEGARGVGKEAEPKIQSPAWTKGTPAEAGLGRVEGRGMEGRRAPVVRETVVPAVFEASRTRRMSGTRPVPPTADSDESPPAIEMEEIPMAWNPAPASVPPASRDPALREKPEMESLYPEFADLAVGGEKNDAMATTYSAELLDLYTLNLHRIDKDVQRCDRTYGYFTPANLEKLRNIMCSYIWRHLQIGYVQGMCDLLAPLLVILDDEALAFSCFTELMKRMNQNFPHGGEMDTHFANMRSLIQILDSELFELMHQNGDYTHFYFCYRWFLLDFKRELVYDDVFAVWETIWAAKHASSGHFVLFIALALVEIYRDIILENNMDFTDIIKFFNEMAEHHDVKQLLALARDLVCKVQRLIENK, encoded by the exons cggCTGTGGAGGCCTGTGTGTTGCATGGTTTAAAGCGTAGGGCAGCCGGGTTCCTGCGCAGTAACAAGGTTGCAGCTCTCTTCACCAAAGTGGGGAAGAGTCTCCCACTGGCTGAGGAGCTGTGCCGTAAAGCCCAAGATCTGGAGCAGCTCCTCGACAGCAA gaggagtCAGACTGTGTCTTGCGACAACTCGCGTAAGCTTCCCCGGCTgtctggcccctccccccaggCTGTACGACATCTGTGGATCAGGACGGCTCTCATAGAGAAAGTGCTGGACAAGATTGTCCTGTACCTGGTTGAGAACAGCAG TAGGTTCTATGAGAAGGATGCAGTTCTAATGGACCCGGTGGACGGACCCATCCTGGCCTCACTGTTAG TGGGTCCGTGCGCGCTGGAATACACCAAGATGAAGACAGCGGATCATTTCTGGACGGATCCTTCTGCCGACGAGCTGGTGCAACGTCACAGGATCCACAGTTCCCACTTCAGGCAGGACTCACCCACCAAGAGGCCCgccctgtgt atccaGAAGAGACACTCCAGCAGCAGTATGGACGAGCGTCCATCTCCGTCCCCCTCGGCGAGGGACTATGTGGAATCTCTGCACCAGAACTCCAGAGCCACGCTGCTCTTTGGCAAGAACAATGTCCTCGTACAGCCG AAGGACGACATGGAGGCTATCCCAGGGTACCTCTCTCTGCACCAGACTGCTGAGGTCATGACACTGAAGTGGACACCCAATCAGCTGATGAATGGCTCCATGGGAGACCTTGACTACGAGAAGAG TGTGTTCTGGGACTATGCCATGACTATACACCTGGAGGAGATCGTGTACTTGCACTGTCATCAACAGG tggacAGCGGTGGCACCGTGGTCCTGGTCAGTCAGGACGGTACCCAGAGACCCCCTCTCCGGTTCCCGTGTGGTGGTCACCTCCTCCAGTTCCTGTCCTGCTTGGAGAACGGCCTGCTGCCGCGCGGCCAGCTCGACCCGCCCCTGTGGTCACAGAGGGGGAAg GGAAAAGTGTTTCCCAAGCTGAGGAAGAAAGGACCGCAGGGGTCCACAGACTCGACCTCGGACAGGGAGGAGGACGAGGCCGCCGACTACGTCTTCCGCATCATTTTCCCCAACAGCCAGTCTGAGTTTG TGACTGTGCCCCAGTCCTCCcatccaccagggggcgccacCCTGCTGTCCCGCTCCCTGTCCCTGTTCCCCAGTAGGAGGCAGCAGGGCCACAGGCTCCAGACCACGGTGGTGCCCAAGCGCTGCATCAGCTGCCCCACGGCGCCCCCGTCTCCCGCCGGGTCGCCTGTCGGGCCATCCGCCCCGCCAGCCCCGCCCAGCC ccgTCCCGGAGCTGATAGACCAAGGTCCAGACCTGTGGCAGCCTCTCTCAAAGACGTCCTCATGCTTCCAGTGCAGCTTCTCCGACGGAGCGCCCTCTAGAGGCTGCGTCCACGAGCG AGCTCCGCTGAAGCTGCTCTGTGACAACATGAAGTACCAGATCATCTCCCGCGCTTTCTACGGCT GGCTGGCATACTGCCGTCACCTGTCCACTGTACGCACACACCTGTCAGCTCTGGTCAATCACACCATCGTGGAGCCTGATGTGCCCTGCGACGCGTCCGGGGGCCTCACTGAGGAAGAGTGGAGACGACTCCTGCAGGACTGCagt GAGAGTGAGGAGCAGGAAGTCCTGCGCCTGGTGTATTTCGGAGGCGTGGAACCATCTCTGCGCAAGGAGGTGTGGCCGTTCCTCCTGGGCCACTACCGCTTCGGGATGACGGAGGCCGAGAGGAAGGAG GTGGATGAGCGGGGGCAGGCGTTCTACGAGCAGACGATGCAGGAGTGGCAGGGCTGTGAGGCGGTGGTGCGTGAGCGTGAGAGGGAGCAGCACGCCGCTGCCCTGGCCAAGTGCTCGTCCGCCAGCAGCGGGGACACTGGCGGACGCAGGACTCTGCACCGCGACTCCACCGTCAGCAACGAG TCGTCTCAGAGCTGTAGTTCGGACAGGCAGAGAGATGCTCGTCTGCAGAGTGACTCCAGTAGCAGCACACAG GTGTTTGAGTccgtggaggaggtggagcagaTGGAGGCGGAGCCCAAGCCCGCGCCCAAGGTCTCCAACGGCGCCTCGCCCGACTCGGGACACCCGTCATCCCGAAACTTCTCCATGGCGTCGTGCCTGTCGGACTCTCTCAGCGTGGAGGACAGCAGCGCGCACGAGGCGAGCGGGAGGAGCGTCGGCCGGGAGACGGGagcggggggagagaggggcgtCGCGGAGGACGACGGAACGGAGATGAgagaagaggtggaggtggCTGACGCGGGTGGGGAAGGGCGGAGAGGTGCAGGCGGACGGAGCCCGCTCGGGGCGACGTGTACTCCTGCGGGAGAGGAGCGCGGCGTagcaggtggaggtgcagcTCCCGAAACAGAAGGTGGCGCTTCTGAAGCAGCTGATGCTGGTCCTGGAACAAAGACAGAGCGAGAATCAAACGGACAGGGTGTCGGCGGCGAGACGAGGGGACGTGAAGACGCCGAGCTGTCGGAGGTAACGGGAGCGGACACGTCTTCGGCAGACCAGGGTGCCGAAGGGAAACGAGGAGGGACCGGCGAAATACCGCCAGACTCCCGCACAGCCGTGGAGATTCGGAGTGACCTGAGGCCAAAGATGGAGGGAGCTAGAGGAGTGGGGAAAGAGGCCGAGCCCAAGATTCAGAGCCCCGCCTGGACCAAAGGGACGCCCGCAGAAGCAGGTCTGGGACGtgtggaggggcggggcatgGAGGGGCGGAGGGCCCCCGTCGTGCGGGAGACCGTGGTGCCTGCCGTGTTTGAGGCTTCTAGAACTCGCAGGATGAGTGGCACCCGACCCGTCCCGCCCACCGCCGACTCCGACGAATCACCCCCAGCCATCGAGATGGAGGAGATCCCCATGGCCTGGAACCCCGCCCCCGCGTCCGTCCCCCCAGCCTCGCGAGACCCCGCCCTGCGGGAGAAGCCTGAGATGGAGAGCCTCTACCCTGAGTTTGCCGACCTGGCTGTGGGAGGAGAGAAGAACGACGCCATGGCAACCACATACTCG GCGGAGCTGTTGGACTTGTACACCCTGAACCTGCACCGCATCGACAAGGACGTGCAGAGGTGCGACAGGACCTACGGATACTTCACGCCCGCCAATCTGGAGAAACTACGCAACATCATGTGCAG TTACATCTGGCGCCACCTGCAGATCGGTTACGTGCAGGGCATGTGCGACCTGCTGGCCCCTCTGCTGGTCATACTGGACGATG AGGCGCTGGCCTTCAGCTGTTTCACCGAGCTGATGAAGAGGATGAACCAGAACTTTCCTCACGGCGGGGAGATGGACACGCACTTCGCCAACATGAGGTCCCTGATCCAG ATCCTGGACTCTGAACTCTTTGAGCTGATGCACCAGAATGGGGATTACACCCATTTCTACTTCTGCTACCGCTGGTTTCTCCTGGACTTCAAACGAG AGCTGGTGTATGACGATGTGTTCGCTGTGTGGGAGACCATCTGGGCCGCCAAGCACGCCTCCTCGGGCCACTTCGTGCTCTTCATCGCCCTGGCGCTGGTTGAGATCTACAGAGACATCATCTTGGAGAACAACATGGACTTCACTGATATCATCAAATTCTTCAACG AGATGGCAGAGCATCACGACGTGAAGCAGCTCTTGGCGCTGGCGCGAGACCTGGTGTGCAAGGTGCAGAGGCTCATCGAAAACAAGTAG